The Sphingobacteriales bacterium DNA segment CCTAAAATACTGGCCGTTTCCAGCAGAAAAAACAAGGGTTTGTTCTCTACCAGGGTAGTTTGCTTGTCCAGCTCTGTAAGAAAAAACGTCAGATAATCATAGAGCCGTTCATTCACTTCCTGTTCTTTGATGCATTTTGAAACCAATTCAATGCAAAAAACGGCTATGCTTTGTTTGTTGAAATCCTGATGGAGCTCTTTGTAAATGTAGTTGACGGAGTATTCTTTGATGCGATGGAGATTGCGTTGTTCTTTCAGGAAGATTTCGAGATTTAAGATATTCAGGGGCTGAATCAGATTGCCCTTCTGTTTGTTTCTAGAACTGCGAATACCCTGAATGATGAAGCTTAACAGGCCGTATTTTTTAGTGAATAGTTTTGCAATGATACTCGTCTCGGAATATTTGGTGGTTTTGAGTACGATTCCCTGTGTTTTATCGAGCATTCTTTGAACTGTTTATTTCCTGATTAAGACACTAATGCACCATGTCCCTATTCATTTTTTATCAAAAATAGGTGTTAATTATGATTAAATATATCTACCTTTATAACAGATAATTTTAAGTAGATGAAAAAATTAAGATTATATATCGTCTTTTTTCTGTTTGTATTGATGGGAACGACATCCTGTACCACTTATTATTGCGAATGCAAAACCAGATTGGGTATCATAGTGGATGTTACACCTATAAAATCCTTAGGTAAATTAGGAGCAACAAGTGTTTGTGACTCTTATCAGGAACAGAACAACAGAAACGGAGCTGATCAGGTGTGTACCATAAGATAAACTTAAACCCAACCCTTTTCCCTGTAAAGGCTGTATCCTTCTGCCAACGCTTCACTTATATGGCGGAGTAGATTCTTATCTGTTCTTTTGACATGAAAACACGATTTCCCTTTCAAAATTCTCAATAAATCGGGATGTATAACTTTTTTCAGTTTCTCCGGTTCCGAGTAAACTGGCATGAAATAAAATCCGACATAGCTGCTTTGGATAATCAGGGCGGCAAAAGCCATTTCATTTCGTTTCTTACCGAAAGCCTCCAGTTCTTTTTCGCTCCACAACTCATACCGTGATTCAAAATCCATACGTGCTGATATAGAGCCTTTCTCATAGTTCTTCAATAAAGGTTTCAGTTGGTCAAAAATTTCTTTTAATTCGTCCGCTTTCATAGACTCTGAGCATTAATTAGCAGTTGATGCAGGTTTAAGAATTCATCAGATCCTCAATTTCATCCGCCTCAACGGGAATATCGTGCATTAAATCCAATATCCCATTCTCGGTAATCAGGATATCATTTTCGAGGCGGATACCGATCTTCTCTTCCGGTATGTAAATACCAGGCTCACAGGTGAATACATTTCCCACCTGCATAGGGGCATACCGGTCACCGATATCATGTACGTCAATTCCCAAAAAATGGGATGTGCCATGCATGAAATATTTTTTGAACAATGGATTCTCAGGGTCTTGTTTCGATACCTCCGCTTTATTCAGTAAGCCCAGTCCGATAAGTTCGCTTTCCATGATTTTACCTACTTCCTTGTTGTAATCCGCTAAGACAACGCCGGGTTTCAGCAT contains these protein-coding regions:
- the recO gene encoding DNA repair protein RecO, which produces MLDKTQGIVLKTTKYSETSIIAKLFTKKYGLLSFIIQGIRSSRNKQKGNLIQPLNILNLEIFLKEQRNLHRIKEYSVNYIYKELHQDFNKQSIAVFCIELVSKCIKEQEVNERLYDYLTFFLTELDKQTTLVENKPLFFLLETASILGFEPSLHNILNGAYFNLESGRFEDTFASAQQSLSIQETAMLKKMMAVYYEKNELKLTNAERKVLLGKLLLYFRWHIADFTDLKSPVILSEILG
- a CDS encoding DUF1801 domain-containing protein — translated: MKADELKEIFDQLKPLLKNYEKGSISARMDFESRYELWSEKELEAFGKKRNEMAFAALIIQSSYVGFYFMPVYSEPEKLKKVIHPDLLRILKGKSCFHVKRTDKNLLRHISEALAEGYSLYREKGWV